ATCATCGTGGCAAGGCAAGCTATCTGACCCTGCGCGACTCCGACGTCGAGATGTCGCTGCCGGTTCAGATCTGGAAGAACGTCCTCGAGCGCACCGGTGCGCCATTGTCCGAAGGCAGCCATGTCGTGGCCAATCTCAAGGCTGATTTCTGGGCGAAGACCGGGCGCCTGACCATGCGCGCCAACGATATCCGCGCTGTCGGCCTCGGCGAACTCCTCGCCCGGCTCGAACGGCTGAAGAAGCAACTCGGTGCGGAGGGTCTGTTCGATCCCGGCCGCAAGAAGCGCCTGCCGTTCCTGCCCAACCGCATCGGACTCATCACCGGCAGGGACTCCGACGCGCAGAAGGACGTCGTGCGCAACGTCCACCTGCGTTGGCCGGCCGCCGATTTCGAGATCCGCAATTGCGCGGTCCAAGGGCCGGATGCCGTTCCTGGGGTGATGAAGAAACTGGCCGAGCTCGACGACGATCCGCAGATCGACCTCATCGTCATCGCCCGAGGCGGCGGCAGCATGGAGGACCTGCTGCCGTTCTCCAATGAGGCACTGGTGAGAGCCGTTTCCGAGGCCAACACAGCCGTCGTCTCCGCAATCGGGCACGAAGCCGACCGTCCGATCCTCGATGAGGTCGCGGACATGCGGGCCTCGACACCCACAGACGCTGCCAAGCGCATCGTGCCCGATGTCGCCGAAGAGTCGATGAACGTGCTGCGTGCACGCGCGGAGCTCGAGGCCGCCGTCAATCGGATCATCGACCGGGAGCAGGAAATGCTCACCGCAGTGAGATCACGCCCCGTCCTCGCCGAACCCCAGACCATGGTGGCCGCACACGAGGATCAGCTCCGTCTGATCCGGCGCCGCAGCCTCCAGGCCACCACCACACACGTCATGCAGGGACAGACCGAGATCAACCATCTGCGGTCGCAGGCCCGCTCGCTCTCTCCCCTGCGCACCCTTGAACGTGGTTATGCCGTGGTCCAAAGCGATGACGGTCATGCCATCAGAGACTCGGCCGACGTCAGCACCGGCGCCGGTGTCCACATCCGTGTCGCTCAAGGACGCTTCGACGCCGAGGTGACATCAGTACAGCACAGCACCGACAGTGCCTGACTGCCGGGCCTCCACCAGTTCCAGACCCAGACATACTCGATCAATCTCACTAAGGACGCAATCATGACAGAGCCAGCAACCCAGCAGAACCAAGCCGACATCAGCTCTCTCAGCTATGAGCAGGCTCGTGAAGAGCTGGTCGGAATCGTCAAACGCCTCGAGGCGGGCAACCTGCCCCTCGAAGAGTCACTGAGCATGTGGGAGCGGGGCGAAGCCCTGGCCGATCGGTGCCAGGGCTGGCTCGATGGCGCACGCGAACGTCTCGATCAGGCACGAGACGAATCCTCAGATGACGAGGAGTGACACGATCGTCAGCTGAGTCAGTTCAGCTGCTCTGCCACCTGCTGGGCGAATGAGTTGATGGCCTCAGGAGTTGCGATCGCGGTGATGACGACGAACGTGTCGCCTTTTCCGGTCACCCAGTATTCCTTGGCGTCTTCGGTGCGATAGATCTGGAAGTCGGAACCGCCGACGGTCACTGTCTCCGCAGCAACCGCCTCGTCGACCTGGTTCTCTGCCCAGTTCTCGCTTGCCTTGGCCTGATCGATGCTCACCCATTGGCGTTCCGTGCCGACGAAGGACATGTACCAGGAGACGTAGTCGGAATCGCCCACGCGGTCCAGACCCGCCTCATTGGAGGTCCACCCGCTCGGAATCTCGGGCACGACGAGGTCGAAGTCGGCGCTGTCCTGGGACTGTTCCGCGATCGCCTGATAGTCGACCACGCGTTCGGAGTCGACCTCGGGTTGCGGAGCGATCAGCAGAACCACCACGACGACGGCAAGGCAGGCCAGAATCGCAATGATCATATTGACCCAATTCGAGTTCTTCCGCAGGAAGCGCATCTCTTCCCTGGATCCCGGGAGCATCACTCCGGACTCGTCGGCCATTGGCTCTCCCTTGGTACGGGCATCCGCGTCTGTCACAGGCGCCTGCGTTCCCACAACGTCGGTATCGGATTGGACATTCACATCGCTATTGTCCTCGTGGTTGGCTCCGAGGGCCAATCCTGGGCGCAGGGCTATGCGGCAGGACGCCGCGACGACTCGGATTCGTCCCGATGTTCGCGCCGAACGTGCGGGGTGGCACAATTGGACTCATGAGCGACCCCAATGAATCTGCTGACGTGAAATCTCATCATGACCGTGGCCGAGTGGACGCCGAGGCTCCTCCCGTTGCCGTGACGGATATCTGGTCCCAGAAGGCGCAGGTCGGAGCCGACGCTCCCGACCGCAACCTTGCACTCGAGCTCGTCAGAGTCACCGAGGCGGCCGCCATCGCCGCTGCCCCATGGGTCGGCCGCGGCGACAAGAACGCCGCCGATGGAGCGGCGGTCGCAGCGATGCGCAATGTCATCTCCACCGTCCGCATGGCCGGACGAGTCGTCATCGGCGAAGGCGAGAAGGATGAGGCGCCGATGCTCTTCAACGGTGAGCAGATCGGCGACGGTGAAGGCCCCCACTGCGATGTCGCCGTCGATCCGATCGACGGAACTCGCCTCACTGCTCTCGGCATGCCGAATGCGATCTCGGTCATGGCCGTCACCGAAGACGGTGCCATGTACGACCCGTCAGCAGTGTTCTACATGGAGAAGCTCGTCACCGGCCCCGCTGCCGCCGACGCTGTCGATCTGCGCCTGCCCATTGCGGAGAACATCCGCCGTGTCGCCAAGGGCAAGGGCACGAACGATCCGGCCTCTGTCACCGTGATGATCCTCGACCGCCCGCGCCACCAGAAGATGATCGATGAGATCCGCGCCGCAGGAGCCCGCATCCAGCTCATCTCCGACGGCGATGTCGCCGGTGCCATCGCCGCCTGCCGCCCCGGAACCGGAGTCGACATGCTCATGGGCATCGGCGGCACTCCCGAAGGCATCATCACCGCATGCGCGATCAAGGCGCTGGGCGGCGTCATCCAGGGCCGGCTGTGGCCACAGGACGACTCCGAACGCGAAGCCGCAGCCGCGGCCGGACTCGACATCGACCAAGTGCTCAACACCGACGACCTCGTCACCGGCGACAACAGCTATTTCGTGGCCACGGGCATCACCAACGGCGACCTGCTCCACGGAGTGAAGTTCGACGGCGGCCACGTCACCACTCACTCACTGGTGATGCGCTCGAAGTCCGGGACCGTGCGCTCCGTCTTCGCCGAACATCAGGCAGCGAAGACCCATTCGTACGTGGAAGCCGCTGAGGAGGCTGCCCGCCGCGGGCTCATCTGAGTCCAGCCCTCTGATAGCCACGGCCGATCGCGGTCGAATTCGGATTCCGCCGATTTCGGCCCCTTGGCCTCGTCAACCGGAAGTAGGTAGTTCGCTGATGCCCAATCAGGCATGGAACCGTCTGTTGGAAGGCAACCGTCGATTCGTCGAGGATACCCCGCACCATCCGAACCAGGACACTGCCCGTCGTGAGGCGCTGTCGAATACCCAGACACCGTTCGTCTCGCTCTTCGGCTGCTCCGACTCGCGAGTCGCGGCGGAGATGATCTTCGACGTCGGCCTCGGCGACATGTTCGTCGTCCGCAACGCCGGACAGGTCGTCGATCCCGTGACGCTCGGGTCACTCGAGTACGGCGTCGAGATCCTCGGCACACCGCTGCTGGTCGTGCTCGGTCACGACAGCTGCGGAGCGGTGACTGCCGCATACGACTCCTACGACTCCGGAGAGACGCCCCCGGGATTCATCTCCGACGTCGTGGCGCGGATCCTGCCCACCGTGGCCAGAGCCCGGAAGAACGACCGCACGACCGTCAATGCGACCGTCGCCCAGAACACGATGGACACTGTCGAGAAGATCATGCAGCTCTCAGCCATCATCTCCCGCGCGGTCGACGAGGGCCGCCTCATCATCGTCGGGCTGACCTACCAGCTCCACGACGGCCGGACCACGGTCGTCGCACAGCACGGAGGCGATGAGGACGCGGTCTCGACCTACGCCTCCTGAATCGAGGCCGCCCGAGCCCGGCCCGATTCGGCCGACACCGGCACGCCTCCCGCGGCAACCACAGACACAGTGACAGACACCCCCAGACACACCATGTCGGAAAGGACAACCATGAGCGAAGAATTCCGCATCGAGCACGACACCATGGGAGAGGTCAAGGTTCCCAAAGATGCCCTGTACAGCGCACAGACTCAGCGCGCAGTGCAGAACTTCCCGATCTCGGGCAAGACTCTCGAGTCGGCGCACATCGCCGCCTTGGCACAGGTGAAGAAGGCCGCGGCGAAGGCCAATCACGAACTCGGCGTCCTCGACTCCGACCGGGCCGAAGCCATCCAGACCGCCGCCGACTCCGTCATCGCCGGTGAATACGATGCGCACTTCCCCATCGACGTGTTCCAGACCGGGTCGGGCACCTCGTCGAACATGAACACCAATGAGGTTCTCGCTTCCCTGGCGAGCCAGGCGCTCGAAGCCAAGGGCATCGACGTTCACCCCAATGACCATGTCAACGCCTCGCAGTCCTCGAACGACGTCTTCCCCACCTCTGTCCACGTCGCCGTCACCAAAGCCCTGGTCAACACATTGGTCCCGGCAATGGAGACGCTGGCGTCCTCGCTGGAGAAGAAGGCCGAGGAGTTCTCCTCGGTCGTCAAGTCCGGTCGTACCCACCTCATGGATGCGACTCCCGTGACCTTGGGTCAGGAATTCGGCGGTTACGCCGCGCAGGTCCGCCACGGCGTCGAACGCATCCTGGCCTCCCTGCCGCGCGTGGCCGAGGTACCTCAGGGCGGGACGGCCGTCGGCACCGGCATCAACACGCCGGATGGGTTCTCCGGGCGCGTCATCTCGCTGCTCGCCGACGAGACCGACCTTCCCATCACCGAGGCACGCAATCACTTCGAGGCGCAGGCCAACCGCGACGGGCTCATCGAGGCCTCGGGCCAGCTGCGCACGATCGCCTACGGCTACATGAAGATCTGCAACGATCTGCGATGGATGGGCTCGGGACCGAATACCGGCCTCGGCGAAATCGCCATTCCGGATCTGCAGCCCGGATCCTCGATCATGCCCGGCAAGGTCAACCCCGTCATCTGCGAGGCCACGATCCAGGTCGCGGCGCAGGTCGTCGGCAACGACACGACAGTGGCGCTGTCCTCGACCAACGGCGCCTTCGAACTCAACGTCGGCATCCCCGTCATGGCCTCGAACCTGCTCGAATCCATCCGCCTGCTCGCGAACTCGTCGACGGTGATGGCGGAGAAGATGATCGACGGGCTCCAGGCCAATGAGGAACGTGCCCGCTTCCTCGCCGAGGCGAGCCCCTCCATCGTGACGCCGCTGAACAAGGTCATCGGCTACGAATCGGCGGCGAAGATCGCCAAGCACGCCGTAGCCAACAAGATGACGGTCAAGGAAGCCACGATCGACCTCGGCTTCGTCTCGGACGGTTCCATCTCCGAGGCTGACCTCGACAAGGCGCTCGATGTCACCACGATGATCGGTGACTACAGGTAAGACTCACCGGAGAAGGGCCCGGTCGCAGGAGATATCATCCTGCGACCGGGCCCTTTCGCTCTCGCCGATGGCGCGGGGGTCAGGAACGGAAGGGATCGAACTCCTCGAGCACATCGGTGACCAGCGCCGCGATCTCCGAGCGCTCCGACCTGGTCAGCGTCACATGGGCGAAGAGGTCGTGTCCCTTGAGCTTCTCGATCACCGCCGCGACACCGTCGTGGCGAGACACTCGGAGGTTGTCGCGCTGAGCCACATCGTGTGTGAGCACTACCTTCGAATTCATGCCGATGCGTGAGAGCACGGTCAGCAGCACATTGCGCTCCAGGGACTGCGCCTCATCGACGATGACGAACGCGTCGTGCAGAGACCTGCCCCGGATGTGGGTGAGGGGAAGCACCTCGAGCAGGCCCCGGTCGACCACCTCGTCGATGACGTTCTTGCTGACCAGCGCTCCGAGGGTGTCGAAGACCGCCTCGCCCCAGGGGTTCATCTTCTCGCCCTCGCTGCCCGGCAGGTATCCGAGGTTCTGGCCGCCGACGGCGTAGAGCGGGCGGAAGACCATGATCTTCGAGTGCTTGTTCTCCTCGAGCACCTTCTGCAATCCCGCCATGAGAGCGAGTGCGGACTTCCCCGTTCCGGCTCGCCCTCCCATGGACACGATTCCCAGCGCATCGTCGAGGAGCATATCGATGGCCACTCGCTGCTCGGCAGACCGTCCGTGAACGCCGAAGATGTCCCGATCACCGCGCACCAGAGACACCCTGTTGCCGGACCGGACACGGCCGAGCGCCGAACCACGCGGTGAGGTGATGACGACTCCGGTGTTGACGATCTCATCGGCCACGGCCGAAGTCCGCGCCCATCCCTGGTCGTAGAACTCTGACATCTCCTCCTCGTCGAGTGACAGCTCGCTCATACCGGTGAAACCCGATTCCGTGGCGAGTTCGGCCAAGTACTCCTCGGCCTGGAGCCCCAGCGCCGACGCCTTCACGCGCATCGGCACATCTTTGGTCACGACCACCACATCATGGCCTTCGGCGGCGAGATTCCTGGCGACCGCGAGGATGCGCGTGTCATTCTCCGTGCGGTCGAAGCCGATCGGCATCGTCGATGCGTCGACGTGGTTGAGCTCGACCCGCAGCGTCCCACCGGAATTTCCGACGGGGATCGGCTCGTCGAGCCGGTCGTAGTCGGAACGGAAGTCGTCGAGGATGTGGAGGGCTTTGCGTGCAGTGAAGCCGAGCTCCGAATGGTTGCGTTTGGCTTCCAGCTCCGAGACGACGACCAGCGGAATGACGAGATGGTGTTCTGCGAACCTCAACAAAGCACCCGGATCGGACAGAAGCACCGAGGTGTCGAGAACGTAGGTGTGAACATGTGCGGTCATGAGGACCCCTGTGGCGTGAGTACCGCCGAGATCCGAGTCCTGACATCCCCCGATCTCGGGTTGGTGTCGACCAACTACTGCCAACCTAACCCGCAAACAGCGTGCCGTGGGCAACGGCACGCGCGTCCGGGGAAGTCGTCGCCGTGAACTTCGTGTGAATGGCCGACAGCGGTGAATCTATTTGCCGAAGCGTCGCTGCCGCAGTCCGTAGTCGCGAACCGCGCGCAGGAAGTCCGTGCGCCGGAAATCCGGCCAGTACGCTTCGCAGAAGTAGAACTCCGAGTAGGCGCTCTGCCACATGAGGAAGCCCGACAGCCGCTGCTCGCCCGAGGAGCGGATGATGAGATCGGGGTCCGGCTGCCCTTTGGTGTAGAGATGCTCGCCGATCTGCTGCGGTGAGAGTTCGGAGATGATCGTCTCCAGGTCGGTGCCGTCGTCGGTGCGTGTGCGCAGCAGCGACTTCACGGCATTGACGATCTCCTGTCGTCCCCCGTAGCCGACGGCGACGTTGACGCGCATCGCACAGTCTCCCACCGACGTGACCGCTTCCAGCCGGGCCCGCAGACCCGGAGGCAGGATGTCGAGGTCACCGACCAGTTGGACCCGAACGCCTTTGAGGGCTGCGATCTTCTCGACGAGGTCGGAGATGATCTCGATGAGGACAGCGACCTCCTCGGCGGACCTGGCAAGGTTCTCCTTGGACAGGACGTAGAGCGTGACGATGTCGACGTCGATCTCATCGCACCAGCCCAGGAACTCGACGATCTTCTCGGCGCCGGCGCGATGGCCGTCGGCAGTGGTGGCCCCGAACTCCTTCGCCCAGCGCCGGTTCCCGTCGGTGATGACGCCCACGTGCCGCGGCACTGGAACCGATTTGTCGAGCTCGCGCAGGAGTCGCCGCTCATAGAGTCGGTAGAGCAGGCTCACCGGTCGCGCCACACTGTCCTCTTTCACACATTCATCTGCCGGTCGGTCCGAACACCATACAGAGTACTATCCCGACGACCCCGTGTTGCCTGCGGCGTCCCGAAGCCTCAGGCCCGTATCGCTGTCATCACCATTTCACAGCACTTTGAATGATCCCTCAGCTGAGGTCGATATCCTGAGACCATGAATGCATCAGTCACTGAACCATCCTCAGCCGGTTCCGAAGGTCAGAGGTCAGTCGACTCCGAACCGATTGCGGAACCGCGCGCGAGCTACCCTGTCCACATCGCCCGCAGGCGCTCCGCACTGAGGCGCGAGCTGAGCAAACTGGCCGGGCAGGTCAAGCCCAAACTGCGTGGTTGGTTCCACGCCTTTGCCTTTCCCCTCGCAATGCTCGGGGGCCTGGCGCTCGTCATCATCTCACCCACGATCGAGTCCCGGATCGCCGCAGCGATCTTCGCCGTCACAGGCATGCTGCTCTTCGGAACCTCCGCCGTCTACCATCGCGGTCGCTGGCGGACGCGGGCCCGACTGATTCTGCGACGGCTCGACCACGCCAACATCTTCCTCATCACCGCGGGAACCTATACGCCTCTGGCCGTGCTCACCCTGCGTCCGGACCAGACGATCCTCCTGCTGTCCGTGCTTTGGGGCGCGGCGATCCTGGGAGCCGCCTTCCGCACCATCTTCACAACCGCGCCGAGGTGGCTCTTCGTTCCCATCTACGTGGGCTTCGGCATCGCAGGCGTCGGATACATCCCCCAGATCTGGGCGAGCTACCCCGCCGTGGGCATCCTCGTAGTGACCGGCGGTATCTTCTACATCGCCGGAGCAGTGATCTACGGGATCAAGAAACCGAATCCGTCACCGAAATGGCTCGGCTTCCATGAGATCTTCCATATCCTGACCATCGGAGGCTACGGCTGCCACCTCGCGGCCCTCCTCGTCGCGGCGGTGGCCGCCTACTGACCGGGTCGACTCAGTCCTGCGACCGGGCCCGTCCGGTCTGCTCGGAGTCGTCGGGCACAGACCCGGAGGCGTCGGACTCGGCCGGCTGGGCGCCGGAGGCATCGGTTTCGGATGTCGTCGACGTCTTTTCGCCGCTCTGCGCGGACTCCCCCGAGAGCTTCGACTGATTGGGCACCGCGTGCTTGCGCAGCGGGATCGGATAGGCGTCATCGGCCTGAGAGCGTGCACGGACTCGACGCACTCGCCTGAGAGCGTCACGGATGAGGAAGACGACGATGATGACGATCAGCAGGGTCGCCAAGAAGCCGATCGTACCCGGGGTCACGAGGTCGGGATCGGGCCCTTCGCTCGGAGTCGCACCCTGCGCCGCTGCCAGAATCATGCGCTCTCACCTGCCGCTCCCTCGTCGTCGTTGTCGGGTGCCGCAGGCAGCATGCCCTGAGCAGGCACCTTGCGGCCGTCGTCCATGGTCAC
The Brevibacterium marinum genome window above contains:
- the xseA gene encoding exodeoxyribonuclease VII large subunit — protein: MAQRISGTPGTLGEAVDAQELAPTAAETTAENPWPLSLLSSKMKSYIDRMSSVWIEGQVVELNHRGKASYLTLRDSDVEMSLPVQIWKNVLERTGAPLSEGSHVVANLKADFWAKTGRLTMRANDIRAVGLGELLARLERLKKQLGAEGLFDPGRKKRLPFLPNRIGLITGRDSDAQKDVVRNVHLRWPAADFEIRNCAVQGPDAVPGVMKKLAELDDDPQIDLIVIARGGGSMEDLLPFSNEALVRAVSEANTAVVSAIGHEADRPILDEVADMRASTPTDAAKRIVPDVAEESMNVLRARAELEAAVNRIIDREQEMLTAVRSRPVLAEPQTMVAAHEDQLRLIRRRSLQATTTHVMQGQTEINHLRSQARSLSPLRTLERGYAVVQSDDGHAIRDSADVSTGAGVHIRVAQGRFDAEVTSVQHSTDSA
- a CDS encoding exodeoxyribonuclease VII small subunit, translating into MTEPATQQNQADISSLSYEQAREELVGIVKRLEAGNLPLEESLSMWERGEALADRCQGWLDGARERLDQARDESSDDEE
- a CDS encoding DUF4245 family protein, producing MADESGVMLPGSREEMRFLRKNSNWVNMIIAILACLAVVVVVLLIAPQPEVDSERVVDYQAIAEQSQDSADFDLVVPEIPSGWTSNEAGLDRVGDSDYVSWYMSFVGTERQWVSIDQAKASENWAENQVDEAVAAETVTVGGSDFQIYRTEDAKEYWVTGKGDTFVVITAIATPEAINSFAQQVAEQLN
- the glpX gene encoding class II fructose-bisphosphatase — protein: MSDPNESADVKSHHDRGRVDAEAPPVAVTDIWSQKAQVGADAPDRNLALELVRVTEAAAIAAAPWVGRGDKNAADGAAVAAMRNVISTVRMAGRVVIGEGEKDEAPMLFNGEQIGDGEGPHCDVAVDPIDGTRLTALGMPNAISVMAVTEDGAMYDPSAVFYMEKLVTGPAAADAVDLRLPIAENIRRVAKGKGTNDPASVTVMILDRPRHQKMIDEIRAAGARIQLISDGDVAGAIAACRPGTGVDMLMGIGGTPEGIITACAIKALGGVIQGRLWPQDDSEREAAAAAGLDIDQVLNTDDLVTGDNSYFVATGITNGDLLHGVKFDGGHVTTHSLVMRSKSGTVRSVFAEHQAAKTHSYVEAAEEAARRGLI
- a CDS encoding carbonic anhydrase; the encoded protein is MPNQAWNRLLEGNRRFVEDTPHHPNQDTARREALSNTQTPFVSLFGCSDSRVAAEMIFDVGLGDMFVVRNAGQVVDPVTLGSLEYGVEILGTPLLVVLGHDSCGAVTAAYDSYDSGETPPGFISDVVARILPTVARARKNDRTTVNATVAQNTMDTVEKIMQLSAIISRAVDEGRLIIVGLTYQLHDGRTTVVAQHGGDEDAVSTYAS
- a CDS encoding class II fumarate hydratase; protein product: MSEEFRIEHDTMGEVKVPKDALYSAQTQRAVQNFPISGKTLESAHIAALAQVKKAAAKANHELGVLDSDRAEAIQTAADSVIAGEYDAHFPIDVFQTGSGTSSNMNTNEVLASLASQALEAKGIDVHPNDHVNASQSSNDVFPTSVHVAVTKALVNTLVPAMETLASSLEKKAEEFSSVVKSGRTHLMDATPVTLGQEFGGYAAQVRHGVERILASLPRVAEVPQGGTAVGTGINTPDGFSGRVISLLADETDLPITEARNHFEAQANRDGLIEASGQLRTIAYGYMKICNDLRWMGSGPNTGLGEIAIPDLQPGSSIMPGKVNPVICEATIQVAAQVVGNDTTVALSSTNGAFELNVGIPVMASNLLESIRLLANSSTVMAEKMIDGLQANEERARFLAEASPSIVTPLNKVIGYESAAKIAKHAVANKMTVKEATIDLGFVSDGSISEADLDKALDVTTMIGDYR
- a CDS encoding PhoH family protein, with the translated sequence MTAHVHTYVLDTSVLLSDPGALLRFAEHHLVIPLVVVSELEAKRNHSELGFTARKALHILDDFRSDYDRLDEPIPVGNSGGTLRVELNHVDASTMPIGFDRTENDTRILAVARNLAAEGHDVVVVTKDVPMRVKASALGLQAEEYLAELATESGFTGMSELSLDEEEMSEFYDQGWARTSAVADEIVNTGVVITSPRGSALGRVRSGNRVSLVRGDRDIFGVHGRSAEQRVAIDMLLDDALGIVSMGGRAGTGKSALALMAGLQKVLEENKHSKIMVFRPLYAVGGQNLGYLPGSEGEKMNPWGEAVFDTLGALVSKNVIDEVVDRGLLEVLPLTHIRGRSLHDAFVIVDEAQSLERNVLLTVLSRIGMNSKVVLTHDVAQRDNLRVSRHDGVAAVIEKLKGHDLFAHVTLTRSERSEIAALVTDVLEEFDPFRS
- a CDS encoding isoprenyl transferase produces the protein MARPVSLLYRLYERRLLRELDKSVPVPRHVGVITDGNRRWAKEFGATTADGHRAGAEKIVEFLGWCDEIDVDIVTLYVLSKENLARSAEEVAVLIEIISDLVEKIAALKGVRVQLVGDLDILPPGLRARLEAVTSVGDCAMRVNVAVGYGGRQEIVNAVKSLLRTRTDDGTDLETIISELSPQQIGEHLYTKGQPDPDLIIRSSGEQRLSGFLMWQSAYSEFYFCEAYWPDFRRTDFLRAVRDYGLRQRRFGK
- the trhA gene encoding PAQR family membrane homeostasis protein TrhA — protein: MNASVTEPSSAGSEGQRSVDSEPIAEPRASYPVHIARRRSALRRELSKLAGQVKPKLRGWFHAFAFPLAMLGGLALVIISPTIESRIAAAIFAVTGMLLFGTSAVYHRGRWRTRARLILRRLDHANIFLITAGTYTPLAVLTLRPDQTILLLSVLWGAAILGAAFRTIFTTAPRWLFVPIYVGFGIAGVGYIPQIWASYPAVGILVVTGGIFYIAGAVIYGIKKPNPSPKWLGFHEIFHILTIGGYGCHLAALLVAAVAAY